In Elephas maximus indicus isolate mEleMax1 chromosome Y, mEleMax1 primary haplotype, whole genome shotgun sequence, a single window of DNA contains:
- the LOC126069849 gene encoding 40S ribosomal protein S4-like, which yields MSRKGPGGAGQSAELNFSLFGFCGSGPQSTLHRKGRASSPSQRFAMARGPKKHLKRVTAPKHWMLDKLTGVFAPRPSTGPHKLRECLPLIIFLRNRLKYALTGDEVKKICMQRFIRIDGKIRTDITYPAGFMDVISIEKTSEHFRLVYDTKGRFAVHRITAEEAKVSPVCQIKWTWSFSRLESMIKVARGSSGQILRLLTVSVLQGQISLFPLLVRLVDPGAWSPKLV from the exons ATGAGTCGGAAGGGACCCGGCGGCGCTGGGCAAAGTGCGGAACTCAACTTCTCGCTCTTCGGGTTCTGCGGCTCAGGACCCCAGAGCACGTTGCACCGGAAGGGGAGAGCTTCCTCTCCTTCGCAGCGTTTCGCCATG GCTCGGGGCCCCAAGAAACACTTGAAGCGGGTTACAGCGCCTAAGCATTGGATGCTCGACAAGCTAACGGGTGTTTTC GCGCCTCGTCCATCGACAGGTCCCCACAAGCTGAGGGAGTGTCTCCCCCTCATAATCTTCCTCAGGAATAGACTCAAGTATGCGTTGACTGGAGATGAGGTAAAGAAAATATGTATGCAGCGCTTCATCAGAATCGACGGCAAGATTCGAACTGACATCACATACCCAGCTGGATTCATGG ATGTCATCAGCATTGAgaagacaagtgagcatttccgcCTGGTCTATGACACCAAGGGTCGTTTTGCCGTTCACCGTATCACAGCTGAAGAGGCAAAAGTAAGTCCTGTGTGTCAAATTAAGTGGACTTGGTCATTTTCCAGACTGGAGTCTATGATTAAGGTTGCCAGAGGGAGTTCAGGCCAGATTCTAAGGCTACTTACTGTCTCTGTGCTCCAGGGTCAGATTTCCTTGTTCCCCTTGTTGGTCAGGTTGGTTGATCCAGGGGCGTGGTCTCCAAAACTGGTGTAA